In a single window of the Prionailurus viverrinus isolate Anna chromosome D3, UM_Priviv_1.0, whole genome shotgun sequence genome:
- the AQP4 gene encoding aquaporin-4 isoform X1, producing the protein MSGRPEARQWGKCGPLCRRESIMVAFKGVWTQAFWKAVTAEFLAMLIFVLLSLGSTINWGGTEKPLPVDMVLISLCFGLSIATMVQCFGHISGGHINPAVTVAMVCTRKISIAKSVFYVAAQCLGAIIGAGILYLVTPPSVVGGLGVTTVHGSLSAGHGLLVELIITFQLVFTIFASCDSKRTDVTGSVALAIGFSVAIGHLFAIYWVGPIIGAVLAGGLYEYVFCPDVELKRRFKEAFSKAAQQTKGSYMEVEDNRSQVETDDLILKPGVVHVIDIDRGEEKKGKDPSGEVLSSV; encoded by the exons ATGAGTGGCAGACCTGAAGCAAGGCAGTGGGG taagTGTGGACCTTTGTGTAGAAGAGAGAGCATCATGGTGGCCTTCAAAGGGGTCTGGACTCAAGCTTTCTGGAAGGCAGTCACAGCGGAATTTCTGGCCATGCTTATCTTTGTTCTCCTCAGCCTAGGATCCACCATCAACTGGGGTGGAACGGAAAAGCCCTTACCTGTCGACATGGTTCTCATCTCCCTTTGCTTTGGGCTCAGCATTGCAACTATGGTACAGTGCTTTGGCCACATCAGCGGTGGCCACATCAACCCTGCTGTGACAGTGGCCATGGTGTGCACCAGGAAGATTAGCATTGCCAAGTCTGTCTTCTACGTCGCCGCACAGTGCCTGGGCGCCATCATTGGAGCTGGGATTCTCTACCTCGTCACACCTCCCAGTGTGGTGGGGGGCTTGGGGGTCACCACG gtTCATGGAAGTCTTTCTGCTGGTCACGGTCTCCTGGTGGAGTTGATAATCACATTTCAGCTGGTGTTTACTATTTTTGCCAGCTGTGATTCCAAACGGACTGATGTCACTGGTTCAGTAGCTTTAGCAATTGGATTTTCTGTGGCAATTGGACATTTATTTGCA ATATATTGGGTTGGACCAATAATAGGAGCTGTCCTCGCCGGTGGCCTTTACGAGTATGTCTTCTGTCCAGATGTTGAACTCAAACGTCGTTTTAAAGAAGCCTTCAGCAAAGCTGCCCAGCAAACAAAAGGGAGTTACATGGAAGTGGAGGACAACAGGAGTCAGGTAGAGACTGATGACCTGATCCTAAAACCTGGAGTGGTGCACGTAATTGACATTGACcggggagaggagaagaaggggaaagacCCGTCCGGAGAGGTGTTGTCTTCAGTATGA
- the AQP4 gene encoding aquaporin-4 isoform X2, which produces MSGRPEARQWGKCGPLCRRESIMVAFKGVWTQAFWKAVTAEFLAMLIFVLLSLGSTINWGGTEKPLPVDMVLISLCFGLSIATMVQCFGHISGGHINPAVTVAMVCTRKISIAKSVFYVAAQCLGAIIGAGILYLVTPPSVVGGLGVTTVHGSLSAGHGLLVELIITFQLVFTIFASCDSKRTDVTGSVALAIGFSVAIGHLFAINYTGASMNPARSFGPAVIMGNWENHWIYWVGPIIGAVLAGGLYEYVFCPDVELKRRFKEAFSKAAQQTKGSYMEVEDNRSQVETDDLILKPGVVHVIDIDRGEEKKGKDPSGEVLSSV; this is translated from the exons ATGAGTGGCAGACCTGAAGCAAGGCAGTGGGG taagTGTGGACCTTTGTGTAGAAGAGAGAGCATCATGGTGGCCTTCAAAGGGGTCTGGACTCAAGCTTTCTGGAAGGCAGTCACAGCGGAATTTCTGGCCATGCTTATCTTTGTTCTCCTCAGCCTAGGATCCACCATCAACTGGGGTGGAACGGAAAAGCCCTTACCTGTCGACATGGTTCTCATCTCCCTTTGCTTTGGGCTCAGCATTGCAACTATGGTACAGTGCTTTGGCCACATCAGCGGTGGCCACATCAACCCTGCTGTGACAGTGGCCATGGTGTGCACCAGGAAGATTAGCATTGCCAAGTCTGTCTTCTACGTCGCCGCACAGTGCCTGGGCGCCATCATTGGAGCTGGGATTCTCTACCTCGTCACACCTCCCAGTGTGGTGGGGGGCTTGGGGGTCACCACG gtTCATGGAAGTCTTTCTGCTGGTCACGGTCTCCTGGTGGAGTTGATAATCACATTTCAGCTGGTGTTTACTATTTTTGCCAGCTGTGATTCCAAACGGACTGATGTCACTGGTTCAGTAGCTTTAGCAATTGGATTTTCTGTGGCAATTGGACATTTATTTGCA ATCAATTACACTGGTGCCAGCATGAACCCTGCCCGATCCTTTGGACCTGCGGTTATCATGGGAAATTGGGAAAACCACTGG ATATATTGGGTTGGACCAATAATAGGAGCTGTCCTCGCCGGTGGCCTTTACGAGTATGTCTTCTGTCCAGATGTTGAACTCAAACGTCGTTTTAAAGAAGCCTTCAGCAAAGCTGCCCAGCAAACAAAAGGGAGTTACATGGAAGTGGAGGACAACAGGAGTCAGGTAGAGACTGATGACCTGATCCTAAAACCTGGAGTGGTGCACGTAATTGACATTGACcggggagaggagaagaaggggaaagacCCGTCCGGAGAGGTGTTGTCTTCAGTATGA